The Cetobacterium sp. 8H DNA window AAGTATTTCTAAAGAGGATAGAGATAGAAATTTAAATAGATATTTAGAGGAAAAATTTCCATTGATTGTAATATCTGGTGTAAAGGAAATTCCAGAATATTTTTTAGATAAAATAAGAGAAAGAGACATAATTTTAATGCAGACAAAGCTTGACACTCCAAGTCATGTTATAGCGACGTTTAGTGCTTATTTGGAGAACTATTTTGCACCAGCTGTGTCGGTTCACGGTGTATTTGTAGAGCTATATGGTTTTGGAGTTTTACTTACGGGGAAAAGTGGAATAGGTAAGAGTGAAACTGCGTTAGAATTGATTCATAGAGGACATAGATTAATAGCAGATGATTCGGTTAGGTTTGAAAAAGGTGTTATAGGAGATATAACAGGAAGGGCTTCTAAACTACCTTACTTTATGGAAATTAGAGGGTTAGGAATAATAGATGTTAAAGCTTTGTATGGAGTAGGAGCAGTTAGGATAAGCAAGCGATTAGATATGATAATAGAACTTCAAGAGTTGAAGAGTGAAGATTATTTAACAGCTATGGATTATCAAGAGTCAACAGAAACGATTCTAGGAAATGAAGTTTCAAAGATAAAGCTATATATTTCATCTGGAAGAAATGCTGCTGCTATGGTAGAAATAGCGGTTATGAATCTGATGGCTAAAAGAATGGGTTACAATTCAGAGGAAGTATACTTAAAAGAGTTAAAAAATAAAAAATGTACTAATAAATAAACGGGGGATTTAAATTGAAAAGAAAAAAAATAAAAATACTAAAAGACTATGTGTACATATATATTGGGACACTTATAGCATCTATTGCAATCAATGCATTCTTAGTTCCATCTAATTTGGCACCAGGAGGAGCAACAGGTCTTTCAATACTTATAAATTATATGACAGGAATTCCAGTAGGAACACTAATCTTTGCAATAAATATACCTTTATTTTTAATAGGTGTAAAAATTTTTGGTAAAGCTTATGGGGCAAAAACTTTAGCAGGAATATCATTTTTATCTTTTAACGTAGAGATTGTAAAAAAAATAGTACCAGAAATAGATAAATTAATAGATTTTACCAATCCAGGAAATATTTTTTTAGGAACTCTTTATGGTGGAGTTTTAATGGGAGTAGGATTGGGAACAGTAATAAAAAATGGTGGAACAACAGGTGGAAGTGATATTGTTTCTGGAATTTTAAATAAATTTTTTAAAATACCAATAGGACAAGGTTTAATAATGGTAGATTCAATTGTTGTTCTATTAGCAGCTTATATATTTGGAGCAGAAAAAGCTCTTTATGCACTTATAAATCTTTATGCAACTGGTGTTGTTATAAATAAGATGATAAATGGTGTCGGAGATGCTAAAATGGTTTATATTATAACTTTTGAACTAGAAAAAGTTAGAAAAATAATTGTTGAGGATTTAGGAAAAACTGGAAACCACTACCAAGCAGAAGCACTATATTCTAGAAGTAAAAGAGATGTGATAACTACTGTACTTAGAAATAGAGAATTATATCTTTTAAAAGAACTTATAGCAGAAGTTGATAAAGAAGCTTTTGTAGTTGTTTCAGATGTGCATGAAGTTATGGGAAGAGGTTATACGTTTGATCTAGAACTTAATACAAAAAGAAAGGAAATCAAATGAATAAAATAAAAGAAAAAATAGAAGCAGCAGGAAGCATCCTATTAATAGGACATGTAAATCCAGATGGAGATACAGTAGGAGCAGGGTTATCTCTTTTATTAGGACTAGAAAAAAAATATCCAGAAAAAAGAATAGATTTTGTTTTACAAGATAAAGTCCCTACAAATATATCTTTTTTGAAGGGATGTGAAAAGATAAAAGGTGTAGAAGAATCTTTAGGAGAAATCTATGAATTAGTTATATTTGTAGATTCAGCAACAATTGATAGAGTTGGAAAAGCAAAAGATTTAGTAGGAGAAGCTTTTAAAATAAATATAGATCACCATATAAGCAATTCAAATTATGGAGATATAAATATAGTTAGAGATATATCTTCAACCTCTGAATTAATGTATTCAATACTAGAAATATTAGATATTGAGATTACTCTTGAAATGGGTGAAGCAATTTATTTAGGAATTGTTAATGATACAGGAAATTTTGCACACAGTAATGTCAGTGAAAATACATTTAAAGTAGCATCTAAATTGATGAAAATTGGAGTAAATAATAATAAAATCGTGAATGATTTCTTTAAAACTAAATCTTTAGAAAGAATGAGAGTTCTAGGTAAGGCTTTGAGTGAAATGGTTTTCATTGAAAATAAAAAAATGATGTATTTTTATCTTCCATATGAGTACTTAGAGAAAAATAATATTGATAGAGATGATACTGAAGGTGTTGTAGAGGAGTTAATTAACTATGCTGGAAGTGAAGTTTCACTTTTCCTAAGAGGAGAACCAAATGGTAAAATAAAAGGAAGCTTGAGAAGTAAACATGATGTTGATGTGAATAAAATAGCTGGCATTTTCGGTGGTGGAGGTCATATAAAAGCATCAGGGTTTACCAGTGAACTTTCAGCAAATGAAATTATAAAAAAAGTGGTAGAAAATTTATAAATAGTGTATAATCAAATAAAAATAGGAGGGGTTAGAATGGCAGATTATGATATAGTTTTTTTAAAGCCTACAAGATTTGAGGATTGCTTAAAGTGCGTAGAGTATATAAAAATAGATAAAATAGTACATTTAAATCTTAGTGACTTAGATTCAGAAAAGTCTCAAAGAATTTTAGATTTTATAAGTGGAGCAGTACACATTCAAGAGGGTCAAATAATTAATCCTGGAGAAAAGATATATTGTTCAATTCCAAAAAATAAAAGTTATCAATTAGATTATAAAGAACGTTCAAATAACTCAACAAGTCATAGATTTGATGAAGAGGAAGAAATTATTCCGAGATACAACAAAAAATAAAATATTAAAAAAAGTAGATTTCTATACAAGTAAAATAGAAATCTACTTTTTTAATTTAGTTAAAAAATCGACTTAATAAATACTTTTTATACTACCATTTTCAAAAGAAACAATTCTATCACACATATATTTAACAACATTTAAATCATGTGAGATAAAAATATACGTCAAGTTAAGTTTTTTTTGTAAGTCAACAAGAAGATTTAAAATTTGTGCTTGAACTGAGATGTCTAAAGCAGAAACAGACTCATCTAAAACAATAATTTTAGGATCTATAAGTAGAGAAGCAAGAATTAAAACTCTCTGTTTTTGTCCACCACTCAACTGTTTTGGATATTTATCTAGATAATCTTTAGAAAGTCCAACCAATTCAATCATAGAAAGGATTTTTTCCATTCTTTTTTCTTTTGGATAATCAAGAACAGATAAAGGCTCTTCTAAATGCCAACCTATAGTTTTTTTTGGATTGAGAGAAAGATAAGGGTCCTGTAGGACCATTTGAACATCTTTTCGATAATTTAAAATATCACTTTTGTTATAGTTAAAGATATTTTTGTCTTCATATATAATCTCCCCCGATTCAGGAGAAAGAAGAAGTAAAAGAATCTTCCCAAAAGTACTTTTTCCACAACCACTAGGACCTACAATTCCAAGAGTTTCACCTTTAAAGATATCAAAAGTTATATCGTTTAACACAACACTAGTATTAAATTTTTTATTAAGATTTCTAATTTTTAAAATCACTTTATTTTCCATATTTAATGTCCTTTATAGGATTTATACATCGAATCCCTCTATTATATTTTTCGGCAAATTCATAAGAAACTCTTTTCTTTTGACAAGAATCTATTGACATAGGACAACGAGGGGAGAAGTAACAGCCCTCTATTTTGTCGTTTATACTTGGAATTCCACCTTTCATAACTTTTATAGGCTCTCCCTTTTTAAAGTTTTCAGGAAGAGAATCTAAAAGACCTTGTGTATAGTGATGTAGAGGTGAAGAAAAAATCTCTTTTGTTGAGCCACTTTCTACGATCTGACCAAAGTATAAAATTAAAGAGTTATCAGTAAAGTTTTTAATAACTTCTAAATCGTGTGAGATTAAAATGATGGATGTCTCATACTTATTTTGAATCTCTTTTAATAATTTTAAAATTTGTTCTTGAATCTCTTTGTCAAGGGCAGTAGTTGGCTCATCAGCTATGATAATTTTAGGATTGTTAGCAATGGCCATAGCAATACCAATTCTTTGACCTTGTCCACCACTGAGTTCATGAGGATATTTTTCATAAATTTCTAAAAAGTTATTTTTAAAACCTACATCACATAAAACTTCATAAGCTCGATTTAATCTATCTTTTTTGCTCATTTTTTGATGTTTTTCAATAACTTCTAATATTTGTTTTCCAACTTTCATTAAAGGGTTTAAAGAACTAATTGGATTTTGGAAAATAATTGAAAAACTATTTCCTCTTATATTTTTCATCTCACTTTCAGAGAATTTAGATATATCCTCTCCTAAAAAATTAATTATTCCATTAGAGATTTTTAAATCTTCAGAAAGAAGATTTAAAAGGCTCATAGCAGTTACAGTTTTTCCGCTTCCACTCTCACCAACCACTCCTAAAGACTCCCCTTTTTTTAAAGAAAATGATATCTCATCAATAACAACTCTTTTAAATCTAGATATTTCTTCAATAGAAAGATTTTCCACTTTTAAAATGCTCATATATACTCCTATTTTTTAATATATTCTTTAATACCCTCGCCAAGAAGATTAAATCCAATAGCAACTAAACTTATTAAAACACCTGGAACAAAAGCGTAATATGGGTTTGTTCCAATATATTCTTGAGCTCTATAAATGATTTCACCCCAAGTTGGTTGAGGTGGATTAACACCCATACCTAAGTAGCTAAGACTAGCTTCAGTTAAAATTGCTGTAGAAAAAGATAAAGCAGCAACGACAATTATAGTTGAAAGTATATTTGGAAAAATATGAGAAAAAATAATTTTAATCTCTTTAACTCCCATAATTTTAGCCCAAGTTATATAAGGAAGATTTTTAACTTCGATAACCTTAGCTCTACTGACTCTAAAAAAAGTAGGGATATTTAAAATTCCAATTGATATAGCAGTATTTTTAAGATCTTTTTCGAAAATAGTTATGAAAACTAATAGAAATAGAATTGACGGAATAGACATAAAAGCATCTATTATTTTAGAAAAAATTTCGTCAATCCAGTTAGTAAAATATCCAGATATAGTCCCAAGACAAGTTCCAATGACACCACCTATAAGAACAGATATAAAGCCAACATAGAATGCTCCTTGAGAAGCAATCATTATTCTAGATAGAATATCTCTTCCTAATTGATCTGTCCCTAAAAGATGTTTGAAAGAGGGTGGTTTTAATTTATTGAGTTCATCTATAAAATAAGGGTCATAAGGAGTCCAAAAAATGCTTAAAATCATAAAAAAGAAAAGTATTCCAATGATTGAAAGCCCTATTTTTAAGTTAGTATTTTCTTTTATATTCATTTTTTTTCCTTCCCTTTTCTAATTCTTGGATCAATAATAGAGTAAGCAATATCAATAAAAAAGTTTATTAAAATTACTGCTAAACTTATATAAAGAACTATTCCTTGAACAAGAGGATAATCTTTTCTGTTTATTCCTTCCATTAAAAGAGTTCCTAATCCAGGTAGAGCAAAAACATTTTCAATGATTATAGTCCCTGTAATTAGATAAATAGTAATCATTCCAATAATAGTTATAACACTGATGAGTGAATTTCTTAAAATATGATTTCTATAAATTTCATTTTGGTTTAATCCTTTACTTTTAGCAACTCTAACATAATCTTTAGTACTTTCTTCAATCATACTATTGCATAGATAGTGACTTACTAGTGGAACCTTACTTATACTTAAAGTAAGTACTGGAAGAATTAAAGATTTCATAGAGGTAATTGGATATCTATTCCAATTTATAGTTCCTAAAGTTGGAAGAAGTTTAAGCTTTAATGAAAAAATATAAATTAAGATTATAGCTATCCAAAAAGTAGGAATTGAAAATCCAATTTGAGAAAAAACTTTCAAAAATTTAAAGAATCTAATTTTATTGTTTTTAGCTAAAAAAGTACCAAGAGGTATTGAAGTAACTAATACAATTATAAGAGTTGTCACAGTTATTATAAAAGTAGTAAAAACTCTAGACTTAATTAGTTCTAAAACTGTATAGCCAGAATAAGAAAATGAGTTTCCAAGATTTCCTTTTAAAACTTGGAAGCACCATTTAAAAAACCTAATATATAGTGGTGAGTTTAATCCAAATTCTTTTCTTAGACGAGCTTCTAAGATGGGGTCTGTTTCAACTCCAAGTCTAGTTAAAACAGGATCCCCAGGAAGGAGTTCAAATAACAAAAAAATAATTAAAGAAACTATAAAGATTGTGATGAGAGATGAAAGTATTTTTTTAAAATAATTCAACAGACTCACCTACTGCTTATTCTTTTTCAATTTAATAGTTGAAACATCTATAAACGCAAAAGGATAAGTTTTATAGCCTGTGTATTTAGGTGATAGAGCTACCGCTACCCCTTGATCAATTAAATAAATAGATGCAATATCCTCATTCAATAATTTTTGGATCTCTTTATAGATTTCAATTTTTCTTTGTTGATCATAACTTTTAGTCGCTTCTATTAAAAGAGCATCCACTTTTTTATTAGAATAATTTCCCATATTTGAAGAATAGTTTGTTTCGTATCTCTGAAGAATTCTTTTGGGATCAGGGTATCCAGCAACTCTTAAAAGAGCGGCTTCATATTTATGTCCTTTATATACTTCAGGAAGGTATTGTCCCCATGGAATAGGGTTTATACTAACGTCAACACCAATTTTAGATAAGTCTTCTTTAATGAAAAGAGCTAAATCATTTTCAAATGTATTTTCTGAAATTGTTGTTATAGAAAATTTCAAATCAGAGTATCCTGCTTCTTTTAAAAGTTCTTTTGCTTTTTCAGGATTATAAGGATAGTTCTTCTCTAGACCTTTTTCATAAAATTCCTTTAAATAAGGAGACATATGAGTATAAAGTTTCTCAGAAGTAGGTAAAGATAGACTATTTATAATTCTATCAATATCAATCCCTTGCCAGATAGCTTGTTTTACCCTTTTATCTTGAAATGGTTTAAAAGAATTATTCAAGTAAAGAATATTGACATCATTTCCAAGAGAAGATACAATTTCTATATTTTTCTCTTTTTGAATCTCTTTGAATGTTTCTGAATTTAGAGGTAAAAAATCGATCTCTCCATTTTTAAAAGATAGAAGTCTACCTGCTCCTTCTTTATAAACTTTAAATTCAACCTCTTTTATCTCAGGAGCTCCTAAATAGTAATTTTCAAAAGCTTCAAGTACAATCTTTTGACCAGGTATATACTCAACAAACTTGTAAGGACCTGCACCGATTGGAGTTTTTTCCAATTCAGCTTCAGACATCTTATTTGGTATTATTGATACATCTGCAATATTATAGATATCAGAGCTACTTTTTTCTTTATCCTTTATATTAATCTCAACAGTTTTATCATCTACAATGTTAACACCTTCTAAATTTTTACTCCATTCTCCAACAATAGGTTTTCCTGTATTTATTCCTGAAATTCTTTCAAAAGAATATTTAACATCCTCTGAAGTGATATTTTTTCCATTGTGAAATTTAAGATTATCTTTTAACTTAAAAACATATGTTTTTCCATCATTTTTTATTTCATAAGACTCAGCTAATGCTGGGATAAGAGTTTTAGAATCAGGATCGAATTTAATGAGTCCACTATTAATATTTCTAATAACTTCTTTTGTAGCAGCAGAAACATCAGTGTCAGGAGCAATAGAGTTAAATCCTACTTTAATTGGAATAACCATTCTTGTGTCATCTTCAATTTTTTCATCTTTACATCCACCTAAAGAAAGTAAGGAAAGTGCTATTAAAGCAGTTATAATCTTCTTTTTCATCATGCCTCCAAAATTGTTATCTAAGTTGTATTAAGTTTAGCACAGATTTACAATAAATTCTATACGTAGTATATAAATTACAAAAAATAAAAAAAACTTGGCAACTACCTATCCTTCCAGAGGGCTGCCCCCCAAGTACTTTCGGCGTTTACGGGCTTAACTTCCAGGTTCGAAATGTGACTGGGTGTACCTCCGTAGCTATCGTTACCAAGCTATATAATTATAATAACATTTTTTTTATGATTTGTCAATAAAAAAAATGAGCGCTAAAACGCTCATTTTTTATTTAACGTATATTGAATATAATTTCATTTTCATCGTAGCCAACTTCAATAGTATCCCTATCTTTAACATCTCCTTTTAAGATAAGTTTAGCAATTTCGGTTTCAATGTGTTTTTGAATATATCGTCTTAAAGGTCTAGCACCAAATTGAGGATCATATGCTGATTTAGCTAAAAATTCAGCAGCATTATCAGTGATCTCAAAATTGATTTTTCTATCTTTAAGTTTATTTTCAAGAGATTTTAATAGCTGTCTAACAATATTTTTAATCTCCTCAATACCAAGACCTTTAAATATAATTGTATCATCAACTCTGTTTAAAAATTCAGGTCTAAAGTTTGATAAAAGCATTTGATTTATATTAAATCTAGTTTCATCTTTTAAAGTTGGATCTTCTAAAATCAAATGACTACCAATATTTGATGTCATAATAATAAGAGTATTTTTAAAATCAACGACTTTACCTTGACCATCAGTTAATCTTCCATCATCTAAAACTTGCAAAAGAATATTAAAAGTATCAGGATGGGCCTTTTCAATCTCATCAAAAAGAATTACAGAGTAAGGTTTTCTTCTGATTGCTTCAGTAAGTTGTCCACCTTCTTCATACCCTACATATCCTGGAGGCGCTCCTATTAATCTAGTAACAGAAAACTTATCCATATACTCACTCATATCTATTCTAATTACATTTTCTTCGTTATCAAAAAGGAAGTATGCAAGAGATTTGGCAAGATAAGTTTTACCCACTCCTGTAGGCCCTAAAAAGATAAAAGAACCTATAGGTCTATTAGGATCTTTAAGACCAGCTCTAGCCCTTAAAATAGTCTCAGAAACAGCTTTAACAGCTTCTTCTTGCCCAACTACTCTAGCATTTAAATTATTCTCTAAACTTAATAATTTTTCTTTTTCACTTTCCATTAGTTTAGATAAAGGAATACCTGTCCATTTAGAGATTATTTCTGAAATCTCTTCAACGGTTACTTCTTGCTTAACTAATCTATTAGCAGGAACATCTTCTAAACGTTTTTGTTCTTCAATAAGTTCTTTTTCAAGAGTTGCTAATTTTCCATATTTTAATTCAGCAAGTTTATTCAGATCATATTTTCTTTCAGCTTCAAGAATTTCAAGCTTAACTTTTTCAATTTCAGATTTAATATCTTTAACTTTATTTAAATCTTGTTTTTCATTTTCCCATTGAGTTTTTAAAATAGATTTTTTATCCATAAGATTTGAAAGCTCTTTTTCAAGAATATCAAGTCTTTCTTTAGAGTATGGATCAGTTTCTTTTTTAAGAGCTTCTTTTTCAATTTCTAATTGCATAACTTTTCTAGTTAATTGATCTAATTCTTCCGGCATAGAATCCATTTCAGTTCTAATCATAGCAGCAGCTTCATCAATAAGATCTATAGCTTTATCAGGAAGTTGTCTATCAGGAATATAACGATTACTTAAAACGGCAGCCTCAACAATAGCACCATCAGTAATTCTTATACCGTGATAAACTTCAAATTTTTCTTTGATACCTCTTAATATAGATATAGTGTCCTCAACTGTAGGTTCATTGACCATAACTATCTGAAAACGTCTTTCTAGAGCAGGATCTTTTTCGATATATTTTCTGTATTCATCTAAAGTAGTAGCACCAATAACTCTGATTTCTCCTCTAGCTAACATAGGTTTTAATAGATTCCCAGCATCCATAGCACCGTCACTTTTTCCAGCACCAACAATAGTGTGAATTTCATCAATAAATAGTATGATTTCACCATTAGAATCCTCTACTTCTTTTAATACTGCTTTAAGACGTTCTTCAAATTCACCTCGGAACTTAGCTCCAGCAATTAAAGATCCCATATCTAAAGAGAAAACTTTTTTATTTTTTAAAGAATCAGGGACATCTCCATTTAAAATTCTTTGAGCAAAACCTTCAGCAATAGCCGTTTTCCCAACACCAGGCTCTCCAATAAGAACAGGGTTATTTTTAGTTCTCCTAGATATAATCTGTATAGTTCTTCTTATCTCACTATCTCTTCCTATAATAGGATCTATTTTACCTTGCCTAGCTAGTTCAACTAAATCTCGTCCATATTTTTCTAAAACCTCATATTTAACTTCTGGATTTGGTGAATCCACTTTTTTATTCCCTCTTATTTCTAAGATAGCTTTTTCAAAAGCGGTTTTTTCAATTCCAAAGTTAGACATAAAATTAGTACTATCAAGTAAAGCTAAAAATATGTGTTCAACACTAATATAAGAATCTCCCATTTTCTTCATAAGGTTTTGTGCATCTACTAAAATTTGATTTGTTTTATTATCTATTCCAATAGAAGTTGTAGCACCTTGAACTTTTGGAAGACGACTACAAAGATTTTCAAGATTACTTTGAAGATTATTAGTATTAATCCCCATCTTATTAAGGACTCGAACAATAAGTCCCTCTTTATGGGCAACTAAAGCTAAAGCTAAAATCTCCGGCTTAATTGTTTGTTGCATATAAGTTTGAGCAATAGTTTGAGCATCAGTTAAAACGAGCATCGAATTTTCTGTAAAATCATTAGGATTCATAGATATCACCTCTTAAATATAAATTAAAATAAAATTTATTTTAAACTAATTATTTTGTCCTCTTGACCAGTCTCAATTAAATGTTCATTTCTTACAATTTCAATAACTTCCATCATTTTCTTTTGAATGTGGTCATAACCTACATCTTTAATATGAGGAAGAATACACTGAGAGCAATCTTTGATATCTCCTGCAGTATATCTGAAATTTCCACCACAATCTTTACCTAACATGTAAAGAGGGCAGTAACAGAATAAACAGTTAAACTTGTCAGTGTCCTCCATTTTATGGCATGGAAAAAACTCACAAGACTTATTTTGATTAAATTTATAATTCATAAAAACCTCCCCTAGAATAATTGTTCTAGTCTTAATATACTACTCTTGAGAAATTAAATCAAGAAATAAATCACAAGAAGGTAGATAACAAATTGTTATCTATTATTTTCTAGAGAAAATATAAAAATCCTCTAAAAAACTAAAAAAAGATGTAGCTTTAGTTTTTAAACTTAAACTACATCTTTTAAATTTTTTAATATACTTCAGTTGCGTTATCAACTGGTTGATTTAAAACAACTTTAAGAGCAACAAGAGCAACTTCTAATTGATCTAAATCAGGTTCTTTAGTTGTAATCTTTTGTAAAGCTAACCCTGGAGCAGCAATCATTTTCACATACCATTTGTCTAAATGATTACTAGTGTATCTTTGAAGTTCATAAGATATTCCAGCGATTAAAGGCATAAATAGAACTCTTAAAACAACCTTTGTAAGAAGTTTCATAGTAAAATTAGCAGGCGGTGGTAAGATAAAATCTAGAGCAGTAAAAACAATAATAGCAATAAGCATAACAATAAGAAGAAAACTAGTTCCACATCTAGGATGAAGAGTTGTAAAGTTCTTAGCATTTTCAGGAGTTAAATCCAGATGGCTTTCATATGCATATATTGATTTGTGTTCAGCTCCATGGTATTGAAATACTCTTTGAATATCTTTAGAAAAAGATATTAAGAAAATATATAATACGAAGAAACTTAGTCTTAATACGGCTTCTAAAATATTACTATGTATTTTATTATCTTTAAATAAAAAACTACTTATAACTGAGGGAAGAACAATAAATAGACCAATTCCCAAAGCTAAAGAGACAATGGTTGTCATTATGGCCTCTTTTTGAGAGAGCTGTTCTTCTTCAACCTCAGCTTGATTAGCCGAGAAGGTAAGTTCTTTTACTCCTAAAACCAGGGAGTCAAAAAGTGTAATAGCTCCTCTTAAAAAAGGTATTGTAGAAAGTTTATTTCTACTTTTAGATATTTTTGTTTTTTTATAAACAATGTCTCCGTTAGGTTTTCTAACTGCTGTAGCAAGAAGATCTGCATTTCTCATCATAACTCCTTCAATAACAGCTTGTCCACCTACACTTGAAAATTTTTTACTATTCATTTTCACCATCCATAATTAAAATTAGATTGTATTCTTGTCGTAAGGCTTTCCTGAAGCACTAGGTGCCACA harbors:
- a CDS encoding YitT family protein gives rise to the protein MKRKKIKILKDYVYIYIGTLIASIAINAFLVPSNLAPGGATGLSILINYMTGIPVGTLIFAINIPLFLIGVKIFGKAYGAKTLAGISFLSFNVEIVKKIVPEIDKLIDFTNPGNIFLGTLYGGVLMGVGLGTVIKNGGTTGGSDIVSGILNKFFKIPIGQGLIMVDSIVVLLAAYIFGAEKALYALINLYATGVVINKMINGVGDAKMVYIITFELEKVRKIIVEDLGKTGNHYQAEALYSRSKRDVITTVLRNRELYLLKELIAEVDKEAFVVVSDVHEVMGRGYTFDLELNTKRKEIK
- a CDS encoding bifunctional oligoribonuclease/PAP phosphatase NrnA, whose amino-acid sequence is MNKIKEKIEAAGSILLIGHVNPDGDTVGAGLSLLLGLEKKYPEKRIDFVLQDKVPTNISFLKGCEKIKGVEESLGEIYELVIFVDSATIDRVGKAKDLVGEAFKINIDHHISNSNYGDINIVRDISSTSELMYSILEILDIEITLEMGEAIYLGIVNDTGNFAHSNVSENTFKVASKLMKIGVNNNKIVNDFFKTKSLERMRVLGKALSEMVFIENKKMMYFYLPYEYLEKNNIDRDDTEGVVEELINYAGSEVSLFLRGEPNGKIKGSLRSKHDVDVNKIAGIFGGGGHIKASGFTSELSANEIIKKVVENL
- a CDS encoding cell division protein SepF, which translates into the protein MADYDIVFLKPTRFEDCLKCVEYIKIDKIVHLNLSDLDSEKSQRILDFISGAVHIQEGQIINPGEKIYCSIPKNKSYQLDYKERSNNSTSHRFDEEEEIIPRYNKK
- a CDS encoding ABC transporter ATP-binding protein, whose amino-acid sequence is MENKVILKIRNLNKKFNTSVVLNDITFDIFKGETLGIVGPSGCGKSTFGKILLLLLSPESGEIIYEDKNIFNYNKSDILNYRKDVQMVLQDPYLSLNPKKTIGWHLEEPLSVLDYPKEKRMEKILSMIELVGLSKDYLDKYPKQLSGGQKQRVLILASLLIDPKIIVLDESVSALDISVQAQILNLLVDLQKKLNLTYIFISHDLNVVKYMCDRIVSFENGSIKSIY
- a CDS encoding ABC transporter ATP-binding protein translates to MSILKVENLSIEEISRFKRVVIDEISFSLKKGESLGVVGESGSGKTVTAMSLLNLLSEDLKISNGIINFLGEDISKFSESEMKNIRGNSFSIIFQNPISSLNPLMKVGKQILEVIEKHQKMSKKDRLNRAYEVLCDVGFKNNFLEIYEKYPHELSGGQGQRIGIAMAIANNPKIIIADEPTTALDKEIQEQILKLLKEIQNKYETSIILISHDLEVIKNFTDNSLILYFGQIVESGSTKEIFSSPLHHYTQGLLDSLPENFKKGEPIKVMKGGIPSINDKIEGCYFSPRCPMSIDSCQKKRVSYEFAEKYNRGIRCINPIKDIKYGK
- a CDS encoding ABC transporter permease translates to MNIKENTNLKIGLSIIGILFFFMILSIFWTPYDPYFIDELNKLKPPSFKHLLGTDQLGRDILSRIMIASQGAFYVGFISVLIGGVIGTCLGTISGYFTNWIDEIFSKIIDAFMSIPSILFLLVFITIFEKDLKNTAISIGILNIPTFFRVSRAKVIEVKNLPYITWAKIMGVKEIKIIFSHIFPNILSTIIVVAALSFSTAILTEASLSYLGMGVNPPQPTWGEIIYRAQEYIGTNPYYAFVPGVLISLVAIGFNLLGEGIKEYIKK
- a CDS encoding ABC transporter permease translates to MNYFKKILSSLITIFIVSLIIFLLFELLPGDPVLTRLGVETDPILEARLRKEFGLNSPLYIRFFKWCFQVLKGNLGNSFSYSGYTVLELIKSRVFTTFIITVTTLIIVLVTSIPLGTFLAKNNKIRFFKFLKVFSQIGFSIPTFWIAIILIYIFSLKLKLLPTLGTINWNRYPITSMKSLILPVLTLSISKVPLVSHYLCNSMIEESTKDYVRVAKSKGLNQNEIYRNHILRNSLISVITIIGMITIYLITGTIIIENVFALPGLGTLLMEGINRKDYPLVQGIVLYISLAVILINFFIDIAYSIIDPRIRKGKEKK
- a CDS encoding ABC transporter substrate-binding protein; protein product: MKKKIITALIALSLLSLGGCKDEKIEDDTRMVIPIKVGFNSIAPDTDVSAATKEVIRNINSGLIKFDPDSKTLIPALAESYEIKNDGKTYVFKLKDNLKFHNGKNITSEDVKYSFERISGINTGKPIVGEWSKNLEGVNIVDDKTVEINIKDKEKSSSDIYNIADVSIIPNKMSEAELEKTPIGAGPYKFVEYIPGQKIVLEAFENYYLGAPEIKEVEFKVYKEGAGRLLSFKNGEIDFLPLNSETFKEIQKEKNIEIVSSLGNDVNILYLNNSFKPFQDKRVKQAIWQGIDIDRIINSLSLPTSEKLYTHMSPYLKEFYEKGLEKNYPYNPEKAKELLKEAGYSDLKFSITTISENTFENDLALFIKEDLSKIGVDVSINPIPWGQYLPEVYKGHKYEAALLRVAGYPDPKRILQRYETNYSSNMGNYSNKKVDALLIEATKSYDQQRKIEIYKEIQKLLNEDIASIYLIDQGVAVALSPKYTGYKTYPFAFIDVSTIKLKKNKQ